One stretch of Halichoerus grypus chromosome 10, mHalGry1.hap1.1, whole genome shotgun sequence DNA includes these proteins:
- the OSER1 gene encoding oxidative stress-responsive serine-rich protein 1, with the protein MKSEAKDGEEESLQTAFKKLRVDASGSIASLSVGEGTNVRASVRTSADDTKPKTSCAPKDSWHGSTRKSSRGAVRTQRRRRSKSPVLHPPKFIHCSSIASSSSSQLKHKSQTDSPDSSSGLGISTPKEFTAGECSTSLDTNHTGAVVEPLRTSVPRLPSESKKEDSSDATQVSQASLKANDLSDFRSVSKLNQGKPCACIGKECQCKRWHDMEVYSFSGLQSVPPLAPERRSMLEDYSQSLHTRTLSGSPRSCSEQARVYVDDVTIEDLSGYMEYYLYIPKKMSHMAEMMYT; encoded by the exons ATGAAATCTGAAGCCaaggatggagaagaggagagTCTACAAACTGCTTTCAAGAAATTAAGAGTGGATGCATCAGG GTCCATAGCATCTCTGTCTGTTGGAGAAGGCACAAATGTCAGAGCATCAGTCAGAACATCAGCAGATGATACCAAACCGAAAACCTCATGTGCACCTAAAGACAGTTGGCATGG GTCTACAAGGAAGTCTTCACGAGGAGCAGTAAGAACCCAGCGTCGTCGACGTTCTAAGTCTCCTGTCCTTCATCCTCCAAAGTTTATACATTGCAGTTCAATAGCTTCTTCTTCCAGCAGCCAGCTCAAGCACAAAAGCCAGACTGACTCCCCTGATAGCAGCAGTGGGCTGGGAATTTCCACCCCTAAAGAGTTCACTGCAGGAGAATGCTCTACTTCTCTCGATACTAATCACACAGGGGCAGTCGTTGAGCCTTTGAGAACTTCGGTTCCCAGGCTCCCATCAGAGAGTAAGAAGGAAGACTCCTCTGATGCTACCCAAGTCTCCCAAGCAAGTCTCAAGGCCAATGATCTCTCTGACTTTCGATCCGTTTCCAAGCTAAACCAGGGCAAGCCATGTGCATGCATAGGCAAGGAGTGCCAGTGTAAGAGATGGCATGATATGGAAGTGTATTCCTTTTCAGGCCTGCAGAGTGTCCCTCCCTTGGCCCCAGAACGAAGATCCATGCTTGAGGACTACTCTCAGTCGCTCCACACCAGAACTCTGTCTGGCTCCCCCCGCTCCTGTTCTGAGCAAGCTCGAGTCTATGTGGATGATGTGACCATTGAGGACCTGTCAGGCTACATGGAATATTACTTGTATATTCCCAAGAAAATGTCCCACATGGCAGAAATGATGTACACCTGA